GCGCGGCTCCCGTGGACGCTAACCGCTATAACAATGGTGAGAACGTAACGGTGAAAGATTCTGGTTCACTGGCACGCACCGAGGCTGTATTTATCGGCTGGAGCTTCACACAGAAACCTGTAATCACGAAGGCCGCAGATGAACCTGCCGACCTGAAGAAGAAGGGTGCTACGTTCGCAAGCACAAGCGATACGACGCTTTACGCTGTATGGGCAATCGACAAGACCGGCCCGAACGGTACGCCTGACGGTAAGCCGGACTATAGCCAGGACGGCGTGACCTACTATGCTAACGGTGGCACAGGCGACGCTCCGACGGACAACAGCCTCTATAACGACAATGACGAAGTGACCGCGAAGGATAAAGGCACCTTGGCACACACGGAGGCCGTGTTTATTGGCTGGCTGTTCAATAGCCACGCCTTGGTTACGAAGGCTGCCGATGTGCCGACAGGTCTGAAGCAATCCGGAGACAAGTTCAATTACTCGTCTACGACCAATAAGCTCTACGCTATCTGGGGTCAGGACAAGACCGGCCCGAACGGCAACTCGGATAATATCCCCGACTACCTGCAGAAGGGCGTTACCTACGACGGCAACGAGAACTCTACCGGTACAGCACCGACGGATGACAAACGCTATAACAGCAATGACGCAGTGACCGTCCTGGGCAAGAATGATCTGACCCGCGATAAGGCCGCGTTTGTTGGCTGGAGCTTCGGTAAGAAGTCGCTGCTGACCACGAAAGCCGAGCACGATGCAGTGACCGACCTGAAGAAGGAACACGAGACGTTCACCATCACCACCGACACGACGCTCTTCGCCGTATGGGGTAAGGACGAAACCGGCCCAGCTGGACAGAGCGATGATGTGCCCGACTACCTACAGATGGGTGTGACCTACGACGGTAACGGTGGCACAGGCACAGCGCCGACAGATGCCAACCGCTATGACAACAACGCAACCGTAACGGTGAAAGACAAAGAACAGCTGACCCGTAATCAAGCCGTATTCATCGGCTGGAGCTTCGGCGTGCATCCTTTGGTTGAGACGTCGGCCGCACAAAGTGCAATAACCGATCTGAAGCAGCCAGGTGGAACCTTCGCCATCACGGCCGATACGACGCTCTATGCGGTATGGGCAGTAGATAAGACCGGTCCGAGCGGCACACCAGACGGCAAGCCAGACTATAGCCAAGATGGCGTGACCTATCATGCTAATGGCGCCAGTGGCACGGCTCCGCAGGATGCCAACCTCTATAATAATGACGACCAAGTGACCATCAAGGATAAGGGCGACTTGACGCTTAACCAGACGGTATTTATCGGATGGCACACTTCAAGTGTATCTGTAGTGACAACTGCATCCGCTGTACCGGCCGACATGAAGCAGCCGAATCAGCAAGTGTCTTACTCATCCGCACTCGCAAACCTATACGCCGTATGGGGTGAGGATAAGACGGGTCCGAACGGTCAGAGCGACAATGTGCCCGACTACCTGCAGAAAGGCGTGACCTATGTTGGTAACGGCAATGACGGTGGTACGGCCCCTGTGGATAACAATCGCTACAATGACAGCATGATGGTTACCGTGAAGGGCAAAGGCACCTTGACGCGTACAAAGGCTGCCTTTATTGGTTGGAGCTTTAGCACCTCAAGTCTGATCACAGCCAAGGCCGATGAGCCAAGCGGTTTGATGAAGCCAGATACAGCCATTAGGATCACATCTGATCTGACCTTCCATGCCGTATGGGCTAAGGATGCCAACCAGAATGGTATCCCTGACTATGACGAAGTGTTTGTTACATGGAATCCGGGAGCTCAGCCTCGGGCCGGTAAGCAGAGGACTGAGCCCGTATCGAAAGGCACCCTTCAGTTCAAGGCCAACGGCTTTGCCATACGTGGTTATGTTCTGCTCGGATGGTCTGAACAAAAGAAGCCCGTGGTGACAAGTCAGGCAGCGGAGAATAGCCTATCCAATTTCCATAGGCTCGGAAGTCAGTACGACATTCAGGAGGATAAGAAGTTCTTCGCTGTATGGGCGATCGATAAGGACAACAATGGTTCACCTGATTACAATAATGCAGTGGTTGAGAAGCGCTCGTAATTGAGAATCTTGTCAGAGGATCAGACAGATCAGACAGCGCCCCAGCTTGAAGCAGCCGCCATCCGCGTATGGGCTCATGAGGGTGTGCTCTATATCGAGTCCGACCGTCGTACACGTGCAGAGGTCTACACCCGTAGCGGTGCGTTGTACAAGCGTATCGACGTAGCCGAAGGGCAGACACGCGAACCGCTCGCCGAAGGCTTCTATGTGGTAGTCATCGACGGCAAGACGCACAAAGTGATAGTACGGTAAGCAGATCATCTGCTACGGCCCCCCCGATTGAATGGATGGGGTCGGAATAAGTGAAGAAGCGGGCATGCCTATCCAAGGCGTGCCCGCTTTTCTTGTCTATGAACCCCAATACAAGGAAGTGAGGGGAGAAGTAGGGTGACCGCATCAAAAATGGTGGTGGGCCTGAGGTATACGCCTGGTTTTGCTCTCGACACCCCTCCGGAACGTATGTTCGACGAAGGGATGGACTTTCTTATTCCAATAGGATGTTTCCGATAGAGCGTTGTAGCGGCTAAAGTGCTTTTGGAAATGCTTGCAACGGTGTTGCAAACGCCAGACAGTTTTTCGGAGTACTTGCAGCGTCCCTGCAAACTCCAAAAGGTTTTTCGCGGCATTTGCAGCATTCCTGCAAACGCCAAAAAGTTTTTCGCGGCACTTGCAGCATTCCTGCAAAGACCAAAAAGTTTTTCGGAGCATTTGCAGCATTCCTGCAGGTCTATTAGTATGGAGGAAGCCTAAGGAAGGCAGTGGGAAAAACGATCGGGTTTTGGGTGATAAGTGCATCGGTTCTAACGGATTTGCATCGGCAAAGAAAAGGCAAAGCGTTGGGATCGATGAAGACGGAGCGTAACCAAATCGTTACCTATGATTCGAGAGGTAACGAAAACGCAAAATACGGCGGTAAACGTCTTTTGGTGAAACGTGCGTATTGCGCTTATTTGTAGCGTTTTGTATAGCTCTGAATACTTCGCTGACAGGTAACTTTGTACACCCTAAAAACCCGAAGTAATGAAGAGAGAAACGATGAAGGTTTTGCTCTACCTTAAAAAGAGCAGCATAGACAAATCGGGACGGGCACCAATCATGGGGCGCATCACGTATGCCGGGACAATGGCTCAATTCGGTAGCAAATTTTCTTGCCCGCCCGACCTCTGGAATCCCCGTGAGAGCCGCCTTAGAGGCAAGAGCCGGGAGGCCGTCGTCACCAATGAGAAGTTAGACGATCTGATGTTGGCCATTAGTCAGGCTTACCGGACACTGGCCGATCGGGGTGTGGCCTTCACGGCCACCGACATCAAGGAACGATTGCAAGGCAATGCCCACAGTCGGACGACCTTCCTCGAACGCTACGACCGGCTGTTGGAGGAAGTAGATGCACGCGTCGGCGTCGATCTGACGAGGCATTCGGCGCTGAAATACCATCAAGCGAGAAAGCACTTCACCCGCTTTATACGGAGCCGTTTCGGCCGGGAAGACATGACTTTCAGTGAGATGACGGAGGACTTCTTCCCGCAGTTCGAGCGCTATATCAAAGGGGAGTTAGGACTCTCTGACAACTCCTTTCTTCGGCTGTCTTGCATGCTGAAAAAGGTGTGCCGACTGGCTTACCGAGAAGGTCTCTCCGACCGGCCGCTCTTCGAGGGAATCTGCATCAGGCGTGAGAAACGAAGCGCACCGCGATCGCTCGACCGGACGGCCTTCGACCGACTGCTGACACTCACCTTTCCACCGCATCAAAAGGACTTGGCGATTGCCCGCGATCTGTTCGCGTTTACCTGCTACACCGGGGCGGCCTATTGCGACATGGTGCGGCTTACGCGCTCACACCTCTTCCGAGATGATCGCGGCGACCTATGGCTAAAGTTCAAACGGCAAAAGACAGAATCGCTCTGCCGGGTGAAGCTCCTGCCCGAGGCCGTGGCGCTCATCGAGCGTTACCGCTCCGACGAGCGGGAGACACTTTTCTCGCCGATCCCTTACTACACTTACCTCATCCGACTGAAGGCCGTCGGACTGAAAGCGGGCCTCGCATTCCCGCTAACGGCGCACGTCGGGCGACACACGTTCGCTACGCTGATTACGCTTGAAAACGGTGCACCCATTGAAACCGTGAGCCGCATGTTGGGCCACGGTAGCCTCAAAATAACCGAGCGATACGCCCGCGTCACGTCGCGCAAACTCTTCGAGGAGTTCGATCGTTTCCTCGCCTTTACCCAAGATCTTCGTCTGACTCTTTAACCCCGGAATCTCATGCGCAGCACATTTAGAATCCTGTTTTACATCAATCGAAACAAGGCGAAAAAGAACGGAAAGGCAGCCGTGCTCTGCCGAATCACCGTGGACGGCCATTCGGCGGTTATCGCTACCGGTGAGGAGTGCGCGCCCGAGGCGTGGCAGACAAAATCGGGTGAGACGGGCGACCGGAAGATCAATCTTCGCTTGCAGGCCCTTCGCGAACGAATCGAAGCGAGCTACACGACCCTCCTCCGCCGGGAGGGTGTAGTCAGTGTCGAACGGCTGAAACTCCGGTTGCAGGGAGTGAACGAGACTCCGACGATGCTTTTGGAAACGAGCACAGAGGAACTGCGAACCGTGGAAGCCTGTGTGGGCCGCTCAAGGAGTCCCGGCACCTATCAAAATAACCGCCGTTCTGACAGTGGACTGCGGGACTTTGTTCGCAGCCGTGGCGAATCGGACATTCCGATCCCGACACTCGCGCCGGACTTCTTCGATACGTATCGTTTATTTCTGAAGCGAAGGGGCTACGCTGTGTCCACGACAAACCGGTACCTCCATTGGCTCGGCCGATTGATGCGCCGCGCGATTGCCCGCGGCGTGATCCGTTTCAACCCGTTCGAGGGGGTGCGATACGAGACGGAGAAGTATCGCCCACGCTTTCTGCAAAAGCATGAAGTAGAGCGTCTCCTGGCCTTTCCCGTCCGAGACGAAGCCACGGAGCTGAGTCGCCACATGTTCCTCTTTTCGGTCTTCACAGGGCTGGCTTACGCCGACTTGCGGACGCTCCGAAGGTCGCAGATCGAGACGGACGGCGCGGGTCGGCGATACATCCGAAAGGCGCGACAAAAGACCCATGAGGAGAGCCTCATCCCTCTTCACCCGATCGCCGAACAGCTCCTTTCGCTTTACCTGAAAGATGATAAGACGGAAGGCCGCAGGATCTTCCCTGACGCGAGTTACTTCCTATTAACCCATCGCCTCAAGGCTATTGGTAAGGCATGCGGCCTCCACGAACCGCTAACATTTCACGTCGGGCGTCACTCGTTCGGCACGCTCACCCTCGAAGCAGGGATCTCTATGGAGAGCATCGCCCGCATGATGGGCCACGCCTCCGTCACCACCACGGAACTCTACGCCCGCATCACCGATCAGAAGATTTCGGAAGATGTAGATCGGCTCATTGCCCGAAGAAGGAAGGCGGGGGAAGGCGGTGCCGCGCCGGGTAACCGGATGGGAAAAAGCCCGGAACAGGGCGCATAGGTTTGCAGTTGTGATTGTCAGATAAGACAGAAGAATAACCTCAAGAAATGAAGTGATTATGGACTATGTTATCATCGAATCGTCCGCATGGGAGGCGCTGAAATGCCGCATTGAAGGGCTGTGCGAACGCATGAGCGAATTGTTCGGATCGAGAGCCGAACCGACAGAATTGCTGCCCGGCGAGGCCGTTTGCCGGATCCTCGGCGTCAGCCGTCGCACGTTGCAATACTATCGGGATACGGCGGCGCTACCCTTCGTCCGCATCGAGCACAAGTGTTACTACCGGCGAGAGGACGTGGCGGCACTGCTCGCCGAAAGCGGAAGCCCCGAGCCTCCCCCCAATCGGTTGCCGGAAGGAGTGTGAGGAGCCATTGTATCATACAATCGCGCGGAAAAAACTTTTTCGGCCCATTGTATCGTACAATCGCATGAAAAAAACTTTTTCGGCCCATTGTATCGTACAATCGCGAGAAAAAAACTTTTTCGGCCCATTGTATCGTACAATCGCGAGAAAAAAACTTTTTCGGCCCATTGTATCGTACAATCGCATGAAAAAAACTTTTTCGGCCCATTGTATCGTACAATCGCGAGAAAAAAACTTTTTCGGCCCATTGTATCGTACAATCGCATGAAAAAAACTTTTTCGGCTCATTGTATCGTACAATCGCGAGAAAAAAATTTTTTCAGCCCAAATACTCAGTCAAACGGCTGTTGCAAATTCAGCCGATTGATCGAGTCAAACGGCCACGGGAACAATAATGATCTATCAGAAACAACCCCAAACAAGACACAATGACAGAAGAAGAAATCATCAGGCGGGAATCGCCTGAAATGGAAGCGCTCTTCGACGGGCTCGCGTCCGTCGCGGAGCAGATGAGCGAGATTGCCGCCACGCACCGCCCTCTCTTCGGCGGTGATGTCTACCTGACGGGTAGCGAGGTGACGGAAAGGCTTTTCATCAGCCGCCGCACGCTGCAGGAGTATCGCGACCGCGGCCTCCTGCCCTACACCCGAATCGGCGGAAAGATGCTCTACAAACTCTCCGATCTGGAGCGCCTGCTCCGAGAGAATTACCGGACGCAGACACCGCCTCGCCCCCTCCATCGTATCACCCACAAACCCCAAACCCCATGACACAGAGAAAAAAGGGATTCTCCTATTACCGACTGCGATTAGAATCCTATTTGAAAGATTATCACCCCGAACGGCTGGCTGACGAGGCGTTTATCCGTGCCCGATCGGACGCCGCGGCCGAGGCCTATGAAGACGCCTTCCGGCAAGGCTATCCTGTTCTTGAAGCCGGGTATATGGCTACGGAAGTCCTCTTCGCAGGACTGCATTTTTCGCCGTACTACACACTCGAACAGATTATCGAGAACGAATTTGCCAACGTGGTTCCGCCTGAACGTGCCGCGGATTTTGCGCTGCGGCTGTTGCAGAGCGACACCATCCGCGAGACCATCGAGAAGTATGAGCCGGGCGACGACTTCGACGGAAGTCCGGAATACGACCAGCTCTACACCGAGCTGACCGGCGTCATCGTCGAGTTACTCGAAGCGGACGGCGTTAAGGTGCTCCCGTAGCCTTCTTTTTCATCCCGTTTCATTCGGCCGTGGCACTCCGCTGCGGCCGTTTTTCTGACCCCAACACCTGCATACCCAATTCCGAGGATCTTTCCTCTACGGGTTTTCCTGCTTCCACTTTTTGTTCGCGGCTCGGAGCCGATGTCGGTTCCCTTGTCTTCGGGCAAAGGTCAGCAGACGATAAGGGTGACGTCAAGGCCGAACGCCCCTGAGTGTTCGCCACCGATAAAATCTTCCTGTTACACTGACGTTTCACAGTGTATTTTATCGGTGGAAAGCCTTGCCTTTTCCCTTCATCGTCTGCCCTTTGTGGCCCTCGAAACGAAACTGGCATACTCCGAGCTTTGAACGCAAAAAAAAATGTCAGCACGATGAAAACGGAAAGATCTTATCACCCCCAAAACGGATTTGAAACGAAACGACGCCTCCTCGCATTACCGCATAAAATCATTTGGATCGTCGTCTGTATTGTGGCGTTGAAAGCCATAGGCGTTTCGGAAGAATTGACCGCCATCTTGATGCTGTTTGCCTTCGTGTATCTTATTCGAGCAACGCTCCAAATCGCCTTCCGCCTTCTGTTCTTCCTGATCCGATGGATCTGCATTGCTGCTGCATTGGCTTGGATCGTTTGCCGACTACTACTTTGAGACGTTATAATAGCAATGACGGGGAGAGGATCTATCGAGACCTTCTTCCCGTCACTTTTCATAGAGCAGCGCAAGCTCCACGCGACGTCGTAAACGCAGTGCTTTCAGCTCTTTGCCGCGGTATCGGCAGAACGAGGTGTACTCACCTCGGATGTCTCTGTCGCCCGATTCCAGCTTCTGGACGAGGCGACTCTTCGGCTGTTTGCCGTAGCCTAAGAGGCGGTATTCACCGACGTTGTACGACAACACGGCAAGGAGTAAGGAGTCGCGACCAAAGCGACGAAACGTGACGAGCCGTTTCTTCAGATCTGCGCGAAGCAGAGAGTCCGCCTGCCGTTTTGTCATCGCACATGAAAGCCGCTCACCGGGCAGCAGACGGTGACCGTAGCCGACATAAGGGTGGTTCTTCGGGCCATGCAGCCCTTCGTAATGTTTGATGCATGCGACGGCGCGCTCGAAGCGTGGAAGGCTGAATAGCCGATCGGCTCCGCGCTGTGCCTGCGCGTTGGGCGCGGCGAGCGCTTGGACACAAACAAGGAGCGCGAGCAGGCTGCGTCCGATTTTCGTTTTCATAAGGTGGTCAGATGTTTTGGGTGGGTGGATAAAAGTAAAAGCACCGATCCGTCGCGGACAGATGCTTTTCATGTCAGGGTTATGAACAAAATAGGCGATGAAAAAAGATGTATTCAGACAGAGATGTCTTCCGAAGAGACTTTGTTCTCCTTATGGTTAAAGTCAAATGCGAGTGTTTGACTCTGGCCGTGGTTATCCTCGATCACGACCTCGAGCGACTGGCGTTCGGCAGAAAGCGAGTGATAATAGAGGGTGAAATGTCCCGGCGCGATGGCGTAGAGATCGTTGGGCGTGAGGGGTTTACCGCGTCGACCAATGCGCAGCGCTCCACTACCGTCGTACTGGAAATAGCGCAGGGTGTAGCGCGTGCCATTCACGATGCGCTCGGGCGCGAGCGTGCAGCGGATTTCGACTTCTTCGCCCGGCGCGATGGTTTTCGAGATGGGCATCGTGGTGACTTGGAACGGATAAACCGTTCGCACGTCCAGACGGCGATCACAGCCGACCAAACAAAACCCGGCCAGGAGCAGGACGCCTATCGCCCATGCCGCATTACGGATGTTCGTTTTCATGATTCTTATGGGGTTAGAGGTTGATGCGAAATCCTGCCGAGATAGCAGGTCGAAAAGGATAGACGTCCGAGCCGAAGAGGAACAGTCCGCGGCCGCCGACGACAAAGAGCAGGTGATCCGACAGGAACAGCTCTACACGGAAATGCAGCCCGCCGCCTCCGACAAGGCGCGAACCGCCTTGTGCTCTTTATCGATGTCGGCCTTCGATTGGAGGACGTTGGTGGCTTCCATAAGGATTTTCTCAAGGACGAGCGGCTGGATTAGTCCGGATAAAACCTCTTGTAAACCGGCATGCATACTCAGCGGGCAATAAATAATGTGAATGGGTGGTGGGAGCGGCGAGTAAAACCGTGGAAGTTTCTGTCAGAGGCCTAACAGCCGTTGGAGATACCGTGGAAGTTTCTGCCAGAGGCTCAACAGCCGTTGGAGATACCGTGGAAGTTTCTGCCAGAGGCTCAACAGCCGGTTGAAGTGCCGTGGAAGTTTCTGCCAGAGGCCTAACAGCCGTTGGAGATACCGTGGAAGTTTCTGCCAGAGGCCTAACAGCCGTTGGAGATACCGTGGAAGTTTCTGCCAAAGGCCTAACAGTCGTTGGAGGCACCGTGGACGTTTCTGCCAGAGGCCTATCTGCCGTTGGGGGTACCGTGGAAGTTTCTGCCAGAGACCAAACAGCGGTTGAGGATACCGCGGAAGTTTCTTCCAGAGGGCTAACGGCAGTTAGGGACAGCGCGGCTCATACCTTGGTACAGGTTGCCGGTAGAGCGCATCTGCGTGCGCAACGTGTCGGTACTTGTGGCGAAGGTTGTGGTGATAAATCCGCAGCAAAGGACGGCGGACAGGAGGAGTTTTTTCATGGTTTATGGGAGAATGAGAAAGGGTTATTTGGCTTGGACGAGGAAGAGTCGGTGACCGCTTTTGACTGTCACCTTGACCGTACGGAGCTTCTTCTGTAGGAGCTGACTGGCGCCCTGCATCACGCCGCGGGCGGCCTCTGCAATGAGTTGATCTTTGGCCGAAGAGGCGAAGGTGAAGCTCGTCCCGATTGTTCCACCGACGCCCGCGCCCACTTCTTTGAGGGCCGATACCTCCTCAGAGCCGGGGATAGCTAAGCCTTCTTGCCCGTCGAGGTCGAAGGCGGAGAGCTTGACGGCGAGGATGCGGCCGGCATGTTCTACACTTGTGACATGGAGCTTCATCCGATTGCCGTCGATCGTGGACTGCGCAATAAGTACCGTGTTAGGGGGGAGCGTCATGCCCTCAATGCGGGCCGATTCTGCGAGACGGAGACGGGCGGGGAACGCCCCGCGGCGAAGTTTGCCAGGCCCTCGATCTATGTTAGTTATCGGCCATTAAAACCTCGGGAAACGCCGGGCGCGCTACTATACACGATGCGAAGTCCGAAGACAATCCGCTTCTGCCACTTGGGACTGAGGCGGTCACACTGTCTGTGCAGCCATACGTGTGCCCGCAAGTAGCGGCGGGTGAGGGTGAATCTTGTACTCATGGCTTATCTCTTATATGTCTGGATGTCCCTATTCTCCCTTACAAGGAAGTGCTCCATGAGGAAACCTTGCGGGTTGTTGTCTGAGCGGATGGCGTTTTGCAGTGTGCATGTCGTGATTAGGTTGCGCTCCGTCACGTTGCTCGGGCGGACGATAAACTGGCGGGCGTAGGTCGTCACCTCATACGGGTAGCGATCGAAGTCGCAGCGGATCGAATCCACCTCCACGCGCTGGTTGATGTTACCGGAAATGATGCGATTGAAGTAGCCCTTCTCGGCGAGGTCGCGGTAGTAGTCGTATGCCGTTTTGTCGCACAAGAGGAAGGCGCGCTCCATGTTCTTCTCGATGGCGTCCTTGTCGGGTGCGACGGTGAAGAAGAGTTCGTGGAAGCGGCGGACGTGCTCGCGCGCCTCCACGGGACGATTGGCGGCCGCATCCTGACTGAGGGCGAGGATGAGCGACTTGCCGTTGTCCAAGACGTAGATCTTCTCCCGCTGACGGTTGGCAAAGGCGTACGACGAATAGACGACGATGCCCGTAATGACTACGCACAACACAACGAAAGCGGCGGCGTAGAGCCGGATCTGCTTGAACGAGGTCTCTATGTTAGTGAGTGATCTGAATTCCATCATGCATGAAGTAGTTAGAGGTAAGTACATGTTAAGAGCCACTTACTTAATGAGTAAACCCTTGATCCGTCCGCCGGCATTGCCGAGTGCGGCACCCGTTCCGGCCATCGTCACCTTGCCGCCGGTGTACGCGCCTTGCACGCCACGTTGCGCCGTCTGATTGACATTGCGACCGTAGTTGCCGATGCCGCCGCCGGCCTCGATGATCCAGCCCGCGACCGTCGGCACGCAGAAGAAACCCACGATGCCAATCAGGAAAAAGACGATGTAGTACCAGTCGCCCGAGTCGGGGATGTAGCCCGGATTCTGTAGTTCGGCGATGTCCTTGCTGATCATCAGCACCTGTATTTTGGTTAGAAGTGCGGTGAGGATCGAGCTGACGGGCAGCCAGAGGTAGACCGAGATGTACCTCGCGAACCACGCGCTGAGCGAGCCGCCGAGGCCGTCCCACACGGCAATACCGAAAACGATCGGCCCGAGGATGGAGAGGACGATAAGAATGAACGTGCGGAGGGTGTCGATGACGAGCGAGGCGGCATTGTAAACGAGTTCGAGCGCTTGATAGATCTTCTTCACGAACCACCGCTTGGTGTTGAAGGCCGTGCGCTCGGCATACATGCCGGCCAGCGTGATGGCGTCCTCCGGACCGATGAAGCCCATCTCCTGCACCTTCTCGTCCCACGCCGCATCGTCGACTAAGTAGGCCCGCGACTTGTCGCGTCGGTAGGCCTCTTCTTCGAGTTTGTCGCGCTGGTCGCGGAGCGATTGGAGGTCGTTTTGCTGCACGTGCACCAGCTTTTCGGTGCCTTGCACGACGGGCGAGAGTACGGCGTTGACCGTACCTAAGACGACCGACGGGAAGAACATGATGCAGAAGCCGAGAACGAAGGGGCGGAGGAGCGGGAAGACGTCGATCGGTTCGGCGCGGGCGAGCGACGACCAGATGCGTAGGGCGATATAGAAGAGCGCGCCGAGGCCGGCGATGCCCTTTGCGATCCCTGTCATATGGGCACAAAGGGGCATCATCTCCCCGTAGGTGGCGTGCAGCAGCGCGTGCAGGTCGGTAAAGTCCATCGCGCATCACCAATAGCGGTTATCGGCCGACCCGTAGAGCGCATTGACACGGGCCATCTCGCCCTTCTTAGCTGCCCGTACGAAGCTGACGGAGATGTTCTTACGTGTGAAGTACGACGTGGCCGCGCGGTATTCCTTCACCTCGTTGTAGATGCGATCGATCAGCTCGATCCGCTCCTTATCGTTCATCGAGAGCACGCCGCTGCGGACGAGCGATTTCAGCTCTTTGAGCGACTCGCTGGAGCGCTCCATCAGCTTGGCATAGCCCGCCGCCATGGCCGACAGTTCCTCGGGCGAGTAGTTCGGATCGGAGAGCATTTTCTTGTACGCGCCGACGTACATCTCCGTCATGTCGCCCACCATGAGTATGGTTTCCTTGACTTTATACGCGTCGCCGATCAGGTTGTTGACCTTCTTCAGCGCGTCGTAATAGCGCTTGGTGTCGTTGTAGAGCTTCTCGACTTCCTTGAAATTGCTCAGCGTGTTGTTCACCGTTTTGGAGGCGGTGGCGATCTCTTTGATCGTGTTCGCGATGTTGCCTGCCAAGTTGACAGGGTCGGTAACGATCCATTGGGCGTGTGCCGTTCGCGTAAGCAGCAGGCAGCACATGAGGCAGAGGATAAGTTTGTGTTTCATGAGGGTTGGGGGATAAGAGGAATAAGGGAATAAAGTAGTTCCGGACTATGCGGGTGATCGATTCACTTTTCTGTGATCAAAATTTGATGACGCACCAGCAAGATGAAGCTGGCGTGTGAGCATGATGAGGCTGGCGCGTGAGCAAGATGAAGCTGGCGTGTGAGCATGATGAAGCTGATGCGTGAGCTTCCCCTTGCTGGTGCGCGAGCTTGTCGTTGCTCACACACGAGCTTGTCGTTGCTGGCGGACGAGCATGATATAGCTGGTGCGTGAGCATGATGAAGCTGGCGCGCGAGCATGATGGAGCTGGCGCGCGAGCAGCAACAAGCTGGTGTGTGATCGAATTCTACCTCTCATGTGATCGAATTTTGTTCACGCGCCAACCGACTAATGGCCTGTTCGATGTCTCCGCCGAGGCGATCGGCCAAGCGCATGACCTCGACCTTCTCCGTTTCCTCGGTTGTGTACGCTAAGTACTCCTCGCGCGAGACTTCCGTGGCGTAGACGGCCGACTGCATGCCGCCCAGGCCGATCCACACCTCTTTGTAACGCCGCTCGGGGTCGTTGTTTTGATTGATCGAGAGGATCTGGTTTTTCTCCTTTTCGGACAACCCGAGCAGCGCCTGTATGCCGTCGAACTTGGTCATGTACTTGCGTTGGTCAAGCAGAATCTTACAGTCAGAATTGTTAATGATCGACTCCTTGACGATGGGCGACGAGATGATGTCGTCGACCTCCTGCGTCACCACGATCGCCTCGCCGAAGTACTTGCGGACGGTCTTGTAGAGGTACTTGATGTAGTCTGCCATATTGGCCGATGCGATCGCCTTCCATGCTTCCTCGATAAGGATCATTTTCCGCACGCCCTTCAGTCGGCGCATCTTGTTGATGAAGGCCTCCATAATGATGATCGTCACCACGGGGAAGAGGTCTTTGTTGTCCTTCACCGCGTCGATCTCGAAGACGATGAAGCGTTTGGAGAGCAGGTCGATGTTGCGATCGGAGTTGAGCAGGAAGTCGTAACGCCCTCCTACATAGTACTGTTTGAGGGTCGTAAGTAGGTTGTCGATATTGAAG
The sequence above is drawn from the Tannerella serpentiformis genome and encodes:
- the traJ gene encoding conjugative transposon protein TraJ, with amino-acid sequence MDFTDLHALLHATYGEMMPLCAHMTGIAKGIAGLGALFYIALRIWSSLARAEPIDVFPLLRPFVLGFCIMFFPSVVLGTVNAVLSPVVQGTEKLVHVQQNDLQSLRDQRDKLEEEAYRRDKSRAYLVDDAAWDEKVQEMGFIGPEDAITLAGMYAERTAFNTKRWFVKKIYQALELVYNAASLVIDTLRTFILIVLSILGPIVFGIAVWDGLGGSLSAWFARYISVYLWLPVSSILTALLTKIQVLMISKDIAELQNPGYIPDSGDWYYIVFFLIGIVGFFCVPTVAGWIIEAGGGIGNYGRNVNQTAQRGVQGAYTGGKVTMAGTGAALGNAGGRIKGLLIK
- a CDS encoding helix-turn-helix domain-containing protein gives rise to the protein MTEEEIIRRESPEMEALFDGLASVAEQMSEIAATHRPLFGGDVYLTGSEVTERLFISRRTLQEYRDRGLLPYTRIGGKMLYKLSDLERLLRENYRTQTPPRPLHRITHKPQTP
- a CDS encoding conjugal transfer protein TraO — encoded protein: MHFRVELFLSDHLLFVVGGRGLFLFGSDVYPFRPAISAGFRINL
- a CDS encoding DUF4141 domain-containing protein; the encoded protein is MKHKLILCLMCCLLLTRTAHAQWIVTDPVNLAGNIANTIKEIATASKTVNNTLSNFKEVEKLYNDTKRYYDALKKVNNLIGDAYKVKETILMVGDMTEMYVGAYKKMLSDPNYSPEELSAMAAGYAKLMERSSESLKELKSLVRSGVLSMNDKERIELIDRIYNEVKEYRAATSYFTRKNISVSFVRAAKKGEMARVNALYGSADNRYW
- a CDS encoding DUF1896 family protein; this encodes MTQRKKGFSYYRLRLESYLKDYHPERLADEAFIRARSDAAAEAYEDAFRQGYPVLEAGYMATEVLFAGLHFSPYYTLEQIIENEFANVVPPERAADFALRLLQSDTIRETIEKYEPGDDFDGSPEYDQLYTELTGVIVELLEADGVKVLP
- a CDS encoding glycoside hydrolase family protein; protein product: MKTKIGRSLLALLVCVQALAAPNAQAQRGADRLFSLPRFERAVACIKHYEGLHGPKNHPYVGYGHRLLPGERLSCAMTKRQADSLLRADLKKRLVTFRRFGRDSLLLAVLSYNVGEYRLLGYGKQPKSRLVQKLESGDRDIRGEYTSFCRYRGKELKALRLRRRVELALLYEK
- the traK gene encoding conjugative transposon protein TraK, encoding MEFRSLTNIETSFKQIRLYAAAFVVLCVVITGIVVYSSYAFANRQREKIYVLDNGKSLILALSQDAAANRPVEAREHVRRFHELFFTVAPDKDAIEKNMERAFLLCDKTAYDYYRDLAEKGYFNRIISGNINQRVEVDSIRCDFDRYPYEVTTYARQFIVRPSNVTERNLITTCTLQNAIRSDNNPQGFLMEHFLVRENRDIQTYKR
- a CDS encoding DUF3872 domain-containing protein gives rise to the protein MKTNIRNAAWAIGVLLLAGFCLVGCDRRLDVRTVYPFQVTTMPISKTIAPGEEVEIRCTLAPERIVNGTRYTLRYFQYDGSGALRIGRRGKPLTPNDLYAIAPGHFTLYYHSLSAERQSLEVVIEDNHGQSQTLAFDFNHKENKVSSEDISV